GGCGACGATGTCGGATGAGCGGGTCACGGGCCGGTGGCCACTGGTCAGCACCGTGACACGTGAACCGGGCGGACCGACTGTCGGCCGTGAGAGGGGACGACGGGGTTCCGGTCATGGGGGACGGCGGACCGTGGAGCGCGGCGAGTCGGTCTGAAACGTCCGGTCTGCGACGGAACCCACCGTGGACTGCCGGTATCTTCGTGTGGGCCACGCGCACCGCCCGTCACCATGGTAACTGTTTTACTGTCACAGACTATCATTTCACACGGCACAGCCTGACACGGTCTGGCACGAGGTGACCACAGTACATGGAATTCAGCGGGACATTCGAACTCGAAGACACCACGGTAGACGAGGTATGGCTGGCGCTCTCGGACCCGGTGCTCGTCCAGGAGTCGTTGCCGGGCTGTACCTTCCTGTTGCACGTCGAGGGCGACGAGGTCGACTTCGACGAACTGCGCGAGCGGGCGGCGGGGATGGACCGGGAGCTCACGAACGACCCCGAGGTCATCGCCGAGCGGGCGTTCCGGGAGGGGGAGCGCTACGCCGCCCTGATGCAGGTCAGCGTCGGCCCGGTCAACCCGACGTTCGAGACGGTCGTCGAGATCGACGACCGCGAGCGACCGCAGATGCACGCCTCCGGCGAGGGGAGCTCGGGCGACAGCTCGTTCGAGATGTCGTCGTCGATGGCGCTGGCCGAGACCGACGACGGCGACGGTGTCGTGGTCGAGTGGGAGACGGAGGCCGACGTGTTCGGGAAGGTCGCGGGGATGGGACAGCGCGTCATCAACCCCGTCGCCAACCGCATCGTCAAGCGCTTCTTCTCCTCGGTGCAGGAGAAGCTCCACGACCTCGGCGTGGAGGAGGTATCGTCGTCCGACGGGGAATCGGACGGGAGCGACGGCCGGAGCCTGGTGGACCGCGTGCTGGGCCGGTCGAAGTCGACTGATTCTGAATGACTGAACACGACATCACACTCACGGTAAACGGGGTAGAGCACGACCTGACGGTCGAAGCACGGACGCTACTGGTCCACGCGCTGCGGGACGAACTCGGCTACACCGGCACGAACGTCGGCTGCGAGAGCAGCATCTGCGGTGCCTGCACCGTCCGCATGGACGGCGAGGCGGTCAAGTCCTGTACCGCGCTGGCGGTGCAGGCCGACGGAGCGGAGATACGCACCGTCGAGGACCTCGGTACCCGCCACGACTTCCACCCCATCCAGGAGGGGTTCCAGGAGGAGCACGGCCTCCAGTGTGGCTACTGCACGCCCGGCATGATGATGACCGCACTGGACATCT
The sequence above is drawn from the Haloarchaeobius salinus genome and encodes:
- a CDS encoding CoxG family protein, coding for MEFSGTFELEDTTVDEVWLALSDPVLVQESLPGCTFLLHVEGDEVDFDELRERAAGMDRELTNDPEVIAERAFREGERYAALMQVSVGPVNPTFETVVEIDDRERPQMHASGEGSSGDSSFEMSSSMALAETDDGDGVVVEWETEADVFGKVAGMGQRVINPVANRIVKRFFSSVQEKLHDLGVEEVSSSDGESDGSDGRSLVDRVLGRSKSTDSE
- a CDS encoding (2Fe-2S)-binding protein → MTEHDITLTVNGVEHDLTVEARTLLVHALRDELGYTGTNVGCESSICGACTVRMDGEAVKSCTALAVQADGAEIRTVEDLGTRHDFHPIQEGFQEEHGLQCGYCTPGMMMTALDILEENPDPTREEIREGLEGNLCRCTGYQNIVNAVQNAAEEMQPAAVADGGGTEGSGVTDDDPTPATDGGEGL